One region of Culex pipiens pallens isolate TS chromosome 2, TS_CPP_V2, whole genome shotgun sequence genomic DNA includes:
- the LOC120415142 gene encoding transcriptional repressor CTCF isoform X4 translates to MTTLIPTTSSQPAAGVEAYEDMFKEITRKLYGEESAHGLYPHNTQIAQVAQLAPGAPAAAPEGGERSFTTLVSDRNITTIDYETTTVNDQGQQQQGRSEEHLTTAFGLAALMQNGFPPPGAILNPVNFPAKASEFELDLVAVTSDDRWQQQQEQTSGEQSWSSGGGKHSSTSYSHKSGKKPKVEPLDGSPTGSGSTLNIPQSDKSKGNFSPSSATVGAATGKRYACTSCPYTTDRRDLFTRHENIHKEEKPFHCYACLKQFNRADHVKKHFMRMHRDMDYEIAKTRRITAVSSTSTPTSSTAKPYYSSSSSNTPVSAPAPPPPTTLVSPPVTVIPVVSTLNIPTANFPAQLSIPSSHHGTATIESSSHGSTVTAVINSHNIVTLNGSGLIQHHHQQQQNQQQQHQPVLQQQQQQQQQIVVNAPPIVAIKQEKGVQPRAEGAGNSNGSNAANLVDDKSFAKKNKGEKRFTCCYCPWSGADNWGLKRHLNTHTKPYVCMLCDYKAARSERLATHVFKVHNKKACSKCTFFAEDQDQLNAHMQDSHLLSMQALGRNKTSVTQDFHNAGGGTHRQYHANHNSDSNSSSIDSSNDQPSSPPLSSASSRSPSTSPPVVASTTATPNHLSEEHLSLLQLLATAAVAQQHLQLQQQQKSASSILSSPPASHPPQPPPAIVQNTNQNSTNQAQNDAKRRRKSSSRNDKENLGQKQPNRSVAVGGKVIDLTVTAAAAAASDTGNGIERNNNSSSNNNNSSVNNKNINEAIFDRVMYKKPSYQNMFLTAAFCKPVLGVEKDPRREDRVIVAEKSFSLAEFLRNHTEVSISTLNSTATTAKKPNDDEDVIFIKEEKRRKQQAPRKVDQPPSSERSVGDIRDKHMIRLITRRLCCRICQNQHVAPDNCHYHTKTSLILHQRWRHGQGAATDRCQHCGAAFARRYKLALHQKLMHRNRKPGAKKTVKKQQRKQRKRKPRSQCFTKRRK, encoded by the exons ATGACCACGCTCATACCCACCACGTCGTCCCAGCCCGCCGCCGGGGTTGAGGCGTACGAGGACATGTTCAAGGAGATCACGCGCAAACTTTACGGCGAGGAGTCCGCCCACGGACTCTACCCGCACAACACCCAGATCGCCCAGGTTGCGCAGCTTGCTCCGGGAGCCCCCGCAGCAGCTCCCGAGGGTGGCGAGCGGTCCTTTACGACGCTCGTTTCGGACCGGAACATTACGACGATCGATTACGAGACTACGACGGTGAATGACCAGGGCCAGCAGCAGCAAGGTCGGTCGGAGGAACATCTGACGACGGCGTTCGGCCTGGCTGCACTCATGCAGAACGGATTCCCTCCGCCGGGGGCCATCCTGAATCCGGTCAACTTTCCCGCGAAAGCAAGTGAGTTTGAACTAG ATCTTGTCGCCGTGACCAGTGACGATcgctggcagcagcagcaggaacaaACCTCCGGCGAGCAGTCGTGGAGCTCGGGTGGCGGCAAACACTCGTCCACTTCGTACTCCCACAAGTCGGGCAAGAAGCCCAAGGTCGAACCGCTGGATGGCTCGCCCACCGGCAGTGGCAGCACTCTCAACATTCCGCAGTCCGACAAGAGCAAAGGCAACTTCAGCCCCTCGTCGGCGACCGTCGGAGCTGCCACCGGAAAGCGTTACGCCTGCACAAGCTGTCCGTACACCACGGATCGGCGTGACCTGTTCACGCGCCACGAGAACATTCACAAAGAGGAGAAGCCATTCCATTGTTACGCCTGCCTGAAGCAGTTCAACCGGGCGGATCACGTGAAGAAGCACTTTATGCGGATGCACCGTGACATGGACTACGAAATCGCCAAAACCCGCCGCATAACCGCGGTCAGCTCCACTTCAACACCGACCAGTAGCACCGCCAAGCCCTACtacagcagtagcagcagcaacaCGCCGGTTTCGGCACCAGCCCCACCCCCGCCAACCACGCTCGTGTCCCCACCGGTAACCGTTATCCCGGTGGTCAGCACCCTCAACATTCCGACGGCCAACTTTCCGGCCCAACTCAGCATTCCCAGCAGTCACCACGGGACCGCAACCATCGAATCGTCGTCCCACGGCTCGACCGTCACGGCCGTCATCAACAGTCACAACATTGTCACGCTGAACGGAAGCGGCCTGATTCAGCAccaccatcagcagcagcagaaccagcagcagcaacaccagCCTGTtctgcaacagcagcagcagcagcagcagcaaatagTAGTAAATGCCCCACCTATCGTAGCTATCAAACAGGAGAAGGGAGTGCAGCCGAGGGCTGAAGGTGCGGGGAATAGTAACGGCAGCAATGCCGCCAACCTGGTCGACGATAAATCCTTCGCGAAGAAGAACAAGGGCGAGAAGCGGTTCACCTGTTGCTACTGTCCGTGGAGCG GTGCTGACAACTGGGGCCTCAAGCGGCACCTCAACACCCACACCAAGCCGTACGTGTGTATGCTGTGCGACTACAAGGCGGCCCGCTCGGAGCGGCTCGCGACGCACGTCTTCAAGGTGCACAACAAGAAGGCCTGCAGCAAGTGCACCTTCTTCGCCGAGGACCAGGACCAGCTGAACGCTCACATGCAGGACTCACA CTTGCTCAGCATGCAGGCCCTCGGCCGCAACAAAACATCCGTCACGCAGGATTTTCATAACGCGGGAGGCGGAACCCATCGCCAGTATCACGCCAACCACAACAGcgacagcaacagcagcagcatcgaTAGCAGCAACGATCAACCATCTTCTCCACCACTGTCCTCGGCGTCGTCCCGTTCACCATCGACGTCCCCTCCGGTGGTGGCGTCGACGACGGCGACCCCGAACCACTTGTCCGAGGAGCATCTGTCGCTGCTGCAGCTGTTGGCCACGGCCGCCGTCGCCCAGCAGCATCTGCAactccagcagcagcaaaagtcGGCGTCGTCGATCCTCAGTTCGCCTCCCGCGAGTCATCCACCACAACCACCACCAGCCATAGTCCAGAACACGAACCAAAATAGTACAAACCAGGCCCAGAACGATGCGAAACGTCGTCGCAAGAGCAGCTCCCGCAACGACAAGGAGAACCTTGGCCAGAAGCAACCGAACCGAAGCGTGGCCGTCGGGGGCAAGGTTATCGATTTGACCGTTACGGCGGCGGCTGCGGCCGCCAGCGATACCGGCAACGGAATTGAAcggaacaacaacagcagcagcaacaataaCAATAGTAGCGTTAACAATAAGAATATAAACGAAGCTATTTTTGATAGAGTCATGTACAAGAAACCGTCGTACCAGAATATGTTTTTAACGGCGGCGTTCTGCAAGCCGGTGCTCGGCGTCGAGAAGGATCCCCGCCGGGAGGACCGCGTCATCGTGGCCGAGAAGAGCTTCTCGTTGGCCGAGTTTCTGCGCAATCACACGGAAGTGTCGATCAGCACGCTCAACTCCACGGCGACGACGGCCAAAAAGCCCAACGACGACGAAGACGTGATCTTCATCAAGGAGGAGAAACGTCGCAAGCAGCAAGCCCCGCGCAAGGTCGATCAACCGCCGTCGTCGGAGCGCTCCGTTGGCGATATCCGCGACAAGCACATGATCCGCCTGATCACGCGGCGGCTGTGCTGTCGAATCTGCCAGAACCAGCACGTGGCACCGGACAACTGCCACTATCACACCAAGACTTCGCTGATTCTGCACCAGCGGTGGCGCCACGGTCAAGGTGCGGCCACCGACCGGTGCCAGCACTGCGGGGCAGCGTTCGCGCGCCGGTACAAGCTGGCCCTGCACCAGAAGCTGATGCACCGAAACCGAAAACCGGGGGCGAAAAAGACGGTGAAGAAGCAGCAACGCAAACAGCGCAAACGGAAGCCCCGCAGCCAGTGTTTCACCAAGAGACGAAAGTAA